In the Streptomyces sp. 3214.6 genome, CTCCTTGCGTCAACGGCGGGTGACGCGCGCCGAATTGACGTCGAATTCACGCCAAGCGGGCGGTCGGCACACCGGCGCGGCGACCGGAGCCGATTTCCGCCGAGTACCCGCCCTCTCATCCGGCTTTCACCGACGCCTCATACGGTGGGGGCATGACGCAGGTGACTCCTCCCGGCTGGTATCCCGATCCGGGGCAGACAAGTGACGGTCCCGCCACCGAACGCTGGTGGGACGGCAAAACATGGACGGACCAGACCCGCGCCGTGGGCTCGGCCGCCGTATGGGGTCCGCCGGCGCAGACCTCGACCGACGGAACATATTCGGCACAACCGGGGCATCCCGGCTATCCGACCTATCCAGGCTATTCGGGTTATCCCGGGCAGCCCGGCGCCCCCGCGGGCGCGGGACAGCGGCGCGGGCTGCGGACGGGCATAGCCGTCGCGGCGGCCGTCGCGGTCCTCGCGAGCATCGGGGTCGGCGTGTACGCGCTGGCCAAGGACGACAGCTCGGGCGGTGGCGGCGGCACGGCCCAGGGGCCGGGCGGACAGGGCGGTCCCGGCGGCAACGGCGGGCCGTTCGGCGGGCCCGGTGGTTCGGGGGGATCCGGCGGCTCGGGCGGGGCCTCACCCTCCCCCGGCGAGTCCGAGGCGCCGAAGATCAAGAGCGGTGCGGTGACCGACGCGCTCAACGGGATCAGCATCCCCATCCCGAAGGGCTGGACCGGCCAGGAGCTCAGCGTGGGAGCGCAGATCACCTCCGACTCCTCCTACAAGTGCCCCGGCGACACCTCGAAGACCTGCACCAAGGGGGGCGTGTACTCGGCGCCCGTCGAGGCGCTGGAGACCAAGGGCGGCACCGCGGAGCAGGTGGCCAAGGCGGACATCGCGGCCAACGCCGAGGAGTCCTACGGCGGGAAGACGTACGGCTCGATCACCTCGCACCAGGTGCTCGCCTCCGAGGCGGTGACGGTGGCCGGGCAGAAGGGCTACCTGGTGCGCTGGAAGGCGGTCACGAGCAAGGGCGCGGACGGCGTCGTCGAGTCGCTGGCGTTCCCGGCGCCCGCGGACACCAAGCGGCTGGTGGTGCTCCGCTTCGGCGTGGACGCGGACCAGAGCCTGACGGTCATCGACACGATCACCCAGGGCATCAAGGTGGCCAAGGGCGGCGGCAGCGGCCACGACGTCTGAGCCGGAGCCGCGTGACCCACGGGGCCCGCGGGTTTCCTGGAGAAAACGATCGGCCGGGTGGGGCGCCCCTCCGCTCAAAGGGGAACCCCACCCGGCCGGGGGGTGCGCGCCGCCCCCGTCCCCACGGTGCGGCGCGAGCAGGCCGTCGTTCCGTCATCCCGGGAACGGCGGCCTGGGTCTTCTACGGTGACGCCACGGCGAGCCCGAGGGCGGGCAGTACGGCGGCCTCCACGAAGCGGACCAGGTAGTCCGGGTCGGCGTACTGTCCCTCGATCACCGGTCGGGCGCGGACCACGCCGAACAACTGCGCCGGGATGTACTCCAGCGCGGGGTGACCGGCCGGGATCTCCCCGCGCTCGACGCCGCGCCGCAGGATGTCCCGCAGCGCCTCGATCTCCGGGTCGATGAGCGCCTCGCGCAACGCGCGCGCGAGGTCCTCGTCACCGTTCACGGCGTGGCCGAGGGCCTGCAGCAGCTTGCTGTCGTTCGTCGACCAGCCGCCCGCGGCCCGCGCGGCCGCGCGCAGGTCGTCGGCGAGCGAACCGGTGTCGATGCCGGCGAGCCGCGCCGTCCGGCGGGAGCGCAGGGCCGCCACGACGAACTGGGGCTTGGTCTTCCACTGCCGGTAGAGCGTGGACTTGCTGCAGCGCGTGCTGGCCGCCACGCCTTCCATGGTGACCGCTTCATATCCGCATTCGCGGATCTGCTCGAGGACGGCGTCGAAGAACTCCTTCTCACGCTCGGGCGTGATCTTGGAGCGGCGCGTTGCGGCGACCGGCTCCGGTCCCTCCACGGCCTGCGACGTCATCTTCTCTCCCTCTCCGTTTCATGCCCGGTTCCAGTGTGGCGTATGTCAATCGAAACGCCAGTGTACCGGTACCCGTGCGTATCGGTACACTGGCGTATCGGAACGGCTTAGTATCGATCGATCAAACGCGCCACCAACGCATCACCGTCACGGCACCACCGTCACGGCACCACCGTCACAGCTCAACGCACCACCGTCACAGCGAAGGGGCCGGGGGATGAATGCCCGCACCGAGCCTGAACAAGCGGAACCGGCCGCGCCGGCCCGGCCGCCGATAGTCCGCGAGCTCCTGCTTGTCGCAGGGCTCTTCCTGGTCTACAAGTTCAGTCGGCAGTTGGCCACGGGCCACACCGGCGAGGCCTTCCGCAACGCCCACGACGTGTGGCACGTGGAACGGTGGCTGCATCTGCCCGGCGAGGGCTCGGTGCAGTCCCTGCTGCTGCACGGCGACGCACTGACCGAGGTCGCGAACACCTACTACGCGACCGTGCACTTCCCGGCCACCCTGGCGTTCCTGGTCTGGCTGTACCTGCGCCGCCCGGCGCACTACGTGTGGGCCCGCCGGGTGCTCTCCGCCCTCACCGCTGCCGCCCTGGTGCTGCACCTCTCCTTCCCCCTCGCCCCGCCCCGGATGCTGGCGGCGACGGGCCTGGTGGACACCGCCCGCGTGTACGGCCCGTCGGTGTACGGCCCGCCGCAGACGGACCACCTCTCCAACCAGTTCGCGGCGATGCCGTCGCTGCACTTCGGCTGGGCCCTGATGGTCGCCATCGGCCTGATCGTCGCCACCCGGTCGCGGTGGCGGTGGTTGTGGCTGCTGCATCCGCTGCTGACGCTGCTGGTGATCGTGGGCACGGCGAACCACTACTGGCTCGACGCGATCGTGGCGGGCGCCCTGCTCGGTGTCGCGCTCACGCTGATCCACGCCCCCCGGCGCACGGCCACCACGACCACCACGGCCGGACGCGGTACGGGCACCCTCGTCCCGGCCGAGCAGCCCGTCCTGGTGGGAGCGGGCCGATGAACGCCACCCTCGTCGCCGTCGTCCTGTCCCTCTTCTCGGCCGTCGCCTATGCGGCCGCCGCCGTCGCGCAGGAGCGGCTGGCCTCCCGGAACCCGGGCACCGGCCTGCTGCGGATGCTCGGCAACGGCGCCTGGTGGTGGTCGGTGGGGCTGAACGCCTCCGCCGCGCTGCTGCACGTGGTCGCCCTGAAGTACGGACCGCTCACCGTGGTGCAGCCGCTGGGGGCGCTCACGCTGGTCGCGGCGGTGCCGATGGGCGCGCGGGTCGCGGGGCGCAAGGTCACCTTCGCCGAGTGGCGGGGCACCGCCCTCACCCTGGCCGGTCTGGCCGCGATCCTGGTCACGGCCTCCGGGCCGGCCCCCGAGGACGTCCTGACTCTGCCGGAGGCGGTCGCGGTCTCCGGGGTGACGGCGGCGCTGATCGGGCTGCTGGCCCGGCGCGGCGCCAAGCCCGGACTGCGGCACGCGACGGCGTCAGGTTTCGCCTCCGGGGTCGCCTCGGCGCTCACCCAGACGGTGACCGTGGCCGCGACGGACCGGTCGGGGCCGCTGCTCAGCGTGCAGGTGATCGTGGTGGCGCTGCTGGTCGCGGCCTTCGCGACGGGCGGGCTACTGCTGTCGCAGACCGCCTACCGGGGCGGTCTCGGCGCCCCGCTGGCGATGGTGACGCTGGCCAACCCGGTGGCCGCCGCGGCGATAGGCCTCCTGCTCCTCGGCGAACGCCTCCAGGGCGGGCCCGCGGGCGTTCTTCTCGCCCTCGCGGGAGCGGCGCTGGCGGGGCGTGGCGTGGTGCTGCTGTCGAGGGCCGCGCCGGAAGCCGGCGCGATCCATGGACTCGACGCACCCCACGAGGTGCCCACGGAGGAGCACCCGGTGGCGGCGGTGCTGGCCCTGCACCCGCAGACGGCGTCGGCCGAACCGGCGATGCTGCCCCGGCCGAGGTCCGAGCCGGGGCATCTCACGCCGTTGTGACGGGCGTCAGCCGATACCCCGGGCGTCCTGCTTCAGCGCCGTGTCCACGGTCAGAGCGGTGGCGACGACCAGGCTGAGCAACGGCTCGGGCAGTTGGTAGTGGATCTGCAGGACGTAGTTGTCCGCGGTGGTGAACACCGTCTTGGCCAGGCCTTCCCAGGTCTTGGTGATCCGGGCGACCTCGTTCTCCTCGTGGTCGACGATGGCGAAGTTCCACGCCCGCCAGTTCTCCGCCTTGATGGCGCCGATCTGCCGGCCGTCGGCGTTGATCGCGAAGTTGATCTTCCCGAAGACGTTCTGCTGGACGATCTCCCCGACCTGCTGCCCGTCGGGGCGGGTGACGATCACGCGGGACTTGAAGATCTTCGCCGGACGGGTCAGCCGCAGCACCGGCTGACCGTGGGCGTCGCGGATCTCCAGCTTGTGCGTGAGGTACTGGTCCCAGTCGCTGAGGAAGCGCACGACCTTGCGCAGGAAGCCCTGGCCGACCTCGACCACGGAACCGAGCTGGTTGCCCTGCTGGTCCATGACCTTGTACTCGTTGGTCAGCTCGATGAGCTTGGCCTTCTGGTTCACCACCAGCACCGGCTCGCTGAACAACGTGCCGCCGCCGGGGCCGCTGGGGGCGACCCCGGCCTGCTGCTCCACCTGGCGCTGGACCCGCGGGTCAGGGCCGGTGGGTTGGTTCGAATGTATGTTCACCGGGGCACACTATCCCGAGCCCACCGGGACCTGACCAGCCCTCACGATGCCGCGTTGACCGGGTATTTACCTCCGCCGCTACTCCGTGATGATCGCCGGGTCGCTCACGCCAGGGCGGCCGTTCTCTACGTGGCCGGCGAACCGCCTGAGGAACGCGCGGTCCGCGGTGGACGTGACGGTGAGGTCGTACCACCGTCGGCTCGCGCGCAGGTCCACGGTGCGCTTGACCACGGCTCCGGGCCGCAGCTTGACGGTCGTGGTCCGGCCGCCGTACCCGTCGGCCAGCTTCAGCTCCACCGTGTCGTAGCCGCGGTGGGTGAAGGTCAGTTCGATGCCGTCGCTGAGGTGCCGTGCGACCACCTCGGTCCCGGCCGCCTTGCCGGCCTGCTTGAACACGCGCAGGAATCCGTTCGGGCCATGCACGGTCAGGTCGTGCGAGCCGCCGGAATACGCCGAGTTCCAGGTGTCGGAGATGGTCGTGCCCGCCCCGGTGGTGTAACTCCACGGCCCGTCGGTGCGGTTGCCGGAGATGACCAGGAAGGCGGCGCCGGCCTTGGCCCCGGAGGCGAAGGTGAGGGTGAGCTTCCCGGCGGTCGGATCGACCGAAGCGTCCACTGCGGGGGTGTACTTGAGCGGGCGGGTGGGGCGGTGGCCGCGCTCCTGCTTCGGCAGGACGGGGTTGGTGGGCGGGGTGGGCACGTAGTCGGGGTGGCGGTTCTTGTCCGGGGGCCGGTAGCCGTCGGTGTCGGGCAGGGCGAGTGGCCGGGTGTCCTTGCGGGAGAAGTCGAAGGCGGAGGTCAGGTCGCCGCAGACCGCCCGGCGCCACGGCGAGATGTTCGGCTCGTGGACGCCGAAGCGGCGCTCCATGAACCGGATGACGGAGGTGTGATCAAGCGTCTCGGAGCAGACGTAGCCGCCCTTGCTCCAGGGGGAGACGACGAGCATCGGCACCCGCTGGCCGAGTCCGTAGGGGCCGGCGGTGTGTCCGCTCTCGCCCTTGAAGAGGTCCGGGCCGACGTCGACCGTCGATCTGCCCTGCGCGGCCGAGACCGGCGGGAACGGCGGGAGCAGGTGGTCGAAGAAGCCGTCGTTCTCGTCGTAGGTGACGAACAGCGCCGTCTTCGCCCACACCTTCGGGTCCGAGGTGAGCGCGTCGAGGACCTGGGCGATGTACCAGGCGCCGTAGTTGGCGGGCCAGTTGGGGTGCTCGGTGAAGGCCTCGGGTGCGACGATCCAGGAGATCTGCGGCAGCTTGCCGCCCTTGACGTCGGCCTTCAGCTGGTCGAAGAAGCCCTCGCCCTTGCGGGCGTCGGTGCCGGTGCGGGCCTTGTCGTACAGTGGGTCGCCGGGCTGGGCGTTCTGGTACTGGGTGAAGTAGAGCAGCGAGTTGTCGCCGTAGTTGCCGCGGTAGGCGTCCTGGATCCAGCCCCAGCCGCCTTCCTTGTCCAGGCCGTCGCCGACATCCTGGTAGATCTTCCAGGAGACCCCTGCCTGCTCCAGACGTTCGGGGTACGTCGTCCAGCTGTAGCCGACCTCGTCGTTGCCGAGGACCGGGCCGCCGCCCTTGCCGTCGTTGCCGGTGTAGCCGGTCCACAGGTAGTAGCGGTTGGGGTCGGTGGAGCCGATGAAGGAGCAGTGGTAGGCGTCGCAGATGGTGAAGCTGTCGGCGAGCGCGTAGTGGAACGGGATGTCCTTGCGGGTGAGGTACGCCATCGTCGTGGCGCCCTTCGAGGGCACCCACTTGTCGTACTTGCCCCCGTTGAAGGCGGCATGGCCGTCGTTCCAGCCGTGCGGGAGGTCCTGGATGAAGGCGAGGCCCAGGTCGTCGGCGTCCGGGTGGAACGGCAGGACGTCCTTGCCGCCGGCGTCCGGCTGGTGCCAGACGGACTTTCCGCCGGCGAGGGTCACCGGGCGGGGGTCGCCGAAGCCGCGGACACCCCTCAGCTTGCCGTAGTAGTGGTCGAAGGACCGGTTCTCCTGCATCAGGACGACGATGTGCTCGACGTCCTCGATCGACCCCGTGCGGTGGTTCGCGGGCAGCGCGGCGGCTCGCTCGACGGAGCTGGAGAGCGCGGTGAACGCCGTTGTGGCGCCCGCGAGTTGGAGGAAGCGGCGCCGGTTTACTTCGGACATGGGTGAGGCACCTCTCGTGCAGCTGGGGTTCTGCCGGCCGGTTCGGTGACGGAGTGCGCGCGCAAGGAGTTTTCCAAGGGCACCGAACGTCAGGGAAGGGTCGGATGACGCCGATGTGAAAGTCGCCGGTACATGGGGTGTGCGACAGGCCAAGAGATCACCAAGTGCCTCCAACGGCCGTACGGAGAACGGTAGTCACCGCCCGCCGTCGACGTGCTGCCCGACGGGAATTCTCGTGGCCGCGCCAGGGTTGCAGCACACGCGCTTCTCGGATCCACCGCACCCTCGTGGCTCCGCTTCGACCTCACATACGACATCGGACAAAGGACTTCGAACCGTGGCAGCCGAGCTCTCCGACGAACTGAAGAAGTACCTCGACGACTCCCGGGTCTTCGCGACCGTGGCGACGGTGGCGGCCGACGGGCGGCCGCACCTGACCGTCGTCTGGATCAAGCGCGACGGCGACGACCTGCTGTTCTCCACCACCGTGGACCGGGCCCAGGGCAAGAACATCGCTCGTGACCCGCGCGTCACCGTGATGATCAACCCGCCCGAGAACCCGTACACCTACGCCGAGATCCGCGGCACCGCGACGCTCACCCCCGACCCCGCCAACGACCTGGCGAACGAGCTCTCCCTCAAGTACACGGGCCAGGAGTACGCCACCTTCAACCCGGCCTCGAAGAACGACGGGGCACGCGTCATCGTCCGCGTCACTCCGAGCAGGACAACCGGACGGCTCTGACCAGCCCTTTACGGCACCCGCGGGCGCGACGCGGCCGGTGGCGGCCGCCCGCCCGTGGAGGAGAGAAGGAGGCCCGTTACTACTTCGGCAGGACCGGACCCAGCCACAATCGGTCCTCCGGTGCTGGGGTGGAGCGGCAATCCGCTTCTACGTTGAGGACGGGGCCAGGACAGCCGGAGACACTGGAGAAGGCCGTGATGACGGCGAAGACCGCGAAGGGATGACGATCCCGCGCGAGCAGCGGCACGGTGAACCCGATCATCATCATGAGAGCGGCCGGGAGACCCGGATCGGCCCCGGCGGCGCTGTCCAGAAGACCCGGGACACCGAGAGCCGCGCACGCCAGTGGCGCCGCCCACTGCCTGGCCCTGGGCCGTCCACATCGACGACATCCGCTACCGCACCGAACCCAACCCCCTGTACCGCACGCTGGGCGGCTGGTCGGCGACCGCGACCACTGGGTGATGACGTCCAACGTCGACGCCCTCTTCGCCCGCAACGGCTTCGAGGCGGACCGGGTCTTCACCCCGCAGGGCGACTACGGCCGCCTCCAGTGCACGGTTCCGTGCACGCGGGACACCTGGTCCAGCAGGCCCTTCCTCGACACGATCCTCGCCGCGTGCGACCGTGACACGGGCCGGGTGAGGGACCCGGTGGCTCGATGACGCGCCCACGGACAGCACCTTGCTCGTGCTGGACATCGGGGCCGGATGCAATACTCCCGGCGTGATCCGCCGGCCCATGGAGAACCTGGTGCGCCAGACCCCTCGGGCCCGCCTCGTCCGGATCAACCCCGGCCATCCCGACGTCCCCTCGGACCTCGGGGCACGAGCTCTGTCCGTTCCTCAGGGAGCGGACCGGCTCCTCGACGGGCTCGATCCCTGACGTCCGGCGGCAGCGCGCCTCCGTCACCACAGGAAGAGAAGTCACGACATGTCCCAGGCATCCGAGGTATCCCAGGCATCCGAGGTATCCGCAGCCACGATCGCCGTCACCGGCTCCACCGGCCGACTGGGCGGGCGCGTCGCGCGGCGACTGGCCGAGCGGGGCGTCCCGCAGCAGCTCCTGACCCGCAACCCGGCACGCGCTCCAAGACTTCCCGGCGCGGTGGCGGTGCGAGGCGACTACGCCGACCAGGACGCCGTACGGGAGGCCCTCGCCGGTACCCGCACCGTCTTCATGGTCTCCGCCTCCGAGAGCGCCGACCGGCTCGCGCAGCACAAGACGTTCGTGGACGCCGCCGCGGAGGCAGGCGTCCGGCACCTGGTGTACGTCTCCTTCTACGGCGCGGCGCCCGACGCCACCTTCACCCTGGCGCGCGACCACTTCCACACCGAGCAGCACATCCGCGCGAGCGGCCTGGCGTACACCTTCCTCCGGGACAACCTCTACGCGGAGTTCGTACCCGACCTCGTCGGCGAGGACGGCGTCATCCGCGGCCCGGCCGGGCACGGGCGCGCCGCGTTCGTCGGCCAGGACGACATCGCCGACGCCGCCGACGCGGTGCTGTCCCGGCCCGACGACCATGCGGGCCTCGCCTACGACCTGACCGGGCCCGAGTCGCTCACCCTGGACGAAGCGGCCGCAGTCCTGTCCGAGCAGCTCGGACGCACCGTCACCTACCGACAGGAGACGGTCGAGGAGGCCTATGCGTCCCGCGCCTCCTACGGCGCCCCGCTGTGGCAGCTGGACGCGTGGGTGTCCACCTACACGGCCATCGCGTCCGGCGAACTCGACGGCGTCAGCGACGCGGTGCCCCGCCTCACCGGCCGCCCCGCCACGCCCCTCGCCGACGTGGTCCGCGCGACCGGGCGCTGACCCGCACAGCCGTCGGCACCGCACGGCGCGCTCGCCGCCGACGGGCCCGAGGCCCTGGGCGGGCTCGTCGCCGGCACTGGGACGTCATCTCGCCCGTCCCGGACGAACTGCCCCACGGCAACGGCCTGTTCTGACATGAGCGATCTCACCTACGCAGGCAAGACGTGATCCATCCGCCGATGGCCCGGGCCCCGCGCGACGGTGTGCGGAGGCCGGGCCATCAGCACACCTCGTTCACCCGCCCCACCCGGAGCCTTTGATCATTCCGATCAGCGTCGAGTCCGATGCCGTCGCCGGGACGCGGACACAGCTCTCCGCGCTGCCCCTGGCCGCCTACCGGTCGGCCGTCGCCCTCGACGAGCCCGTCCGCCCCACGGCGGCCCCGGCCACAGCGGCTCGGCTGGACGCCCATGTACGCTCGGCACTACACCTGCTCAGCGCCGATCCGACCGTGTCCCGGCTGGGGCTGCGGGCCGACTCACTGAGACACCTCGCCGACGCCGGCACCGCCCGCCGGATGCTGCGCGCCCTGCTGACCGTACGTGATCCCGGTCCGTTACCGGAGGGAGCTGAGCGGGAATTGGACGCGCTCCTCGGCGCGGAACGGCGCCTGCGGCCCGCCGTCTCGGCACGTGAACTGCCCACGGTCGCAGAGGAGTTCCACGGCACGGCCTTCCGGGCCCCGGCCGAGGCCGTCCTATGGCGGGGAGGCGTCACCACCCTTGCCGCCGACGCCGTGGTCAACGCCGCCAACAGCCGCCTGCTCGGCTGCTTCCGCCCTCTGGGGGCCGTCCGCACGCGCAGGACGCGCAGGCCCTCGCCACAGGCGAGATGGGCCAGGGCGAGCAGGGCCAGGAAGCACAAGTGTGAGCTGGACAGCCGGCGCCAGGTTGGATGATGCGTGTATCGATCAGTCCTCGTTGGGCCGCCACAGCCAGCGCAGAGCGTCCGGCAGCAGGACGCCGCCGTGGTTGGGGCTGTGTCCGCCGTCTCCCAGGACAAGGCGGAAGTCGTAGCCCGCTTCGGCAAGAGCGGCTGCCACGCGCAGGTTTTCGGCGAGCCAGTTCCCCTGGGGCTCATTCCAGTGCAGGTCGCGGTGGCCGCTTTGCATGAAGACGCGCAGCGGCTTGCGGGGGACACGGGAGATGAGGTCCGGGTAGGGATTGCCGTCCGGCATCTGCGCGAAGCTGGACAGGTATCCGATGACGCGGCGGAACTTGTCCGGACGCAGCCACGCGGCGGTAAAGGCACAGTTGCCGCCGCTGCTCCCGCCGCAGATTCCCCACTGTTCGGGCGACTGGGCGATGGTGTACCGCTCCGCCACCTGCGGGATGATCTCAGTGAGGAGGAAGGTGACGTACCTGTCGTCGAAGGCGTCGTACTCGTTGTTACGGTTCTTCGGGTTCTCCGCATCGGGGAAGACGCCAGGATCGACGAACACGCCGATGGTGACGGGGATGTCGCCGCGGTGAATGAGGTTGTCCAGGACGATCGTGCCGCGTACCTCCCCTGCGGGGTCCAGGTACCACCATCCGTCCTGGAACACCATCAAGGATGCCGGTTCCGCCGGGTCGTACTGTGCAGGCACGTGTACCCAGAACTTCCGGAAGGTTCCCGGGTAGACCTCGCTGCCCTTCCACTCGAGCTCGACCGTCTCGCCGGCGGGCACGCCCGGCTGGAGAGCGGAATCGGGCCCGTGGAGGTAGCGCACGTCGAACTGGTCGATCGGAAGTGGCTGGTAAGGCATCTCCATGGTCACGGGGAGCAACCGTAGGGCGATCGCCACCCTTCGCCGCAACGGATTTACGTCCAGACGCTCCGACTGGCAGTGGGGCCCGCATCGTCGCGACGCGTCGCCAACGACGGGCCGACAGACCCGGTCTTCAGTTCTCCAGGACGAAGATCGGCTTGTGGCCGGGCCCGTCGGAGGTCAGCACGGTGGGGATCTCCTCCCAGGTGTGGAGGGAGCTGGTGACCAGTTCGGGGTGCAGCTTGCCGGCGGCCACCGCTTCAAGAGTCGGTGTCATGTTCGGCCGCGCATGCCCCTTGCCGTTGTGGAAGTGGACCCCGCGCTGGTAGAGCGCGAGCAGCGGGAGCTGGACGTCGTCGAAGTAGATGCCGACGCTGTTGACATGGCCCTCGGGCATGACCGACAGCAGCGCCTTGCGCAGCCGCTCGGGGTTGCAGCCGGCGTCCACCGCGAGGTGGAAGTCCTTCTCGCGCTTGCCGTGGATGTCGTGGACCTCGGCGCCGAGCTGCTCGGCGACCTTCATCCTGACCGGGTCGTCGTCGTAGTACACGGTGCGGGCGCCGGCGCAGTGCACCGCGACGTCGACGCAGTACAGGCCGATCGAACCGGTCCCGCCGAAGACCGCGACCTTCGGGGCGGTGATCTGGGCCACGGTCGGCATCACCGTCTCCCAGCCGAGCGCGAGGTTGTCGCCGATCGACGCCAGGTGCACGGGGTCGACCCCGGCGGGCAGCTTGGCGAGGTTGAAGTCCGCGTAGGGGACGCGGATGAGCTCGTCGAAGGTCCCGCCCCAGGCCCCGTTCACCGGAAGGCCGTACTGGGCGTCGCCGTGGAGGAGACAGCTGGCGGTGTGTCCGAGCTCGCACTGTGCGCAGGTGCCGCACGCGATGTGCCAGGCGACGCCGACGACGTCGCCGACCGCGACGTCCGTG is a window encoding:
- a CDS encoding phosphatase PAP2 family protein — encoded protein: MNARTEPEQAEPAAPARPPIVRELLLVAGLFLVYKFSRQLATGHTGEAFRNAHDVWHVERWLHLPGEGSVQSLLLHGDALTEVANTYYATVHFPATLAFLVWLYLRRPAHYVWARRVLSALTAAALVLHLSFPLAPPRMLAATGLVDTARVYGPSVYGPPQTDHLSNQFAAMPSLHFGWALMVAIGLIVATRSRWRWLWLLHPLLTLLVIVGTANHYWLDAIVAGALLGVALTLIHAPRRTATTTTTAGRGTGTLVPAEQPVLVGAGR
- a CDS encoding TetR/AcrR family transcriptional regulator, which translates into the protein MTSQAVEGPEPVAATRRSKITPEREKEFFDAVLEQIRECGYEAVTMEGVAASTRCSKSTLYRQWKTKPQFVVAALRSRRTARLAGIDTGSLADDLRAAARAAGGWSTNDSKLLQALGHAVNGDEDLARALREALIDPEIEALRDILRRGVERGEIPAGHPALEYIPAQLFGVVRARPVIEGQYADPDYLVRFVEAAVLPALGLAVASP
- a CDS encoding SDR family oxidoreductase, giving the protein MSQASEVSQASEVSAATIAVTGSTGRLGGRVARRLAERGVPQQLLTRNPARAPRLPGAVAVRGDYADQDAVREALAGTRTVFMVSASESADRLAQHKTFVDAAAEAGVRHLVYVSFYGAAPDATFTLARDHFHTEQHIRASGLAYTFLRDNLYAEFVPDLVGEDGVIRGPAGHGRAAFVGQDDIADAADAVLSRPDDHAGLAYDLTGPESLTLDEAAAVLSEQLGRTVTYRQETVEEAYASRASYGAPLWQLDAWVSTYTAIASGELDGVSDAVPRLTGRPATPLADVVRATGR
- a CDS encoding alpha/beta hydrolase, producing MEMPYQPLPIDQFDVRYLHGPDSALQPGVPAGETVELEWKGSEVYPGTFRKFWVHVPAQYDPAEPASLMVFQDGWWYLDPAGEVRGTIVLDNLIHRGDIPVTIGVFVDPGVFPDAENPKNRNNEYDAFDDRYVTFLLTEIIPQVAERYTIAQSPEQWGICGGSSGGNCAFTAAWLRPDKFRRVIGYLSSFAQMPDGNPYPDLISRVPRKPLRVFMQSGHRDLHWNEPQGNWLAENLRVAAALAEAGYDFRLVLGDGGHSPNHGGVLLPDALRWLWRPNED
- a CDS encoding DUF2510 domain-containing protein encodes the protein MTQVTPPGWYPDPGQTSDGPATERWWDGKTWTDQTRAVGSAAVWGPPAQTSTDGTYSAQPGHPGYPTYPGYSGYPGQPGAPAGAGQRRGLRTGIAVAAAVAVLASIGVGVYALAKDDSSGGGGGTAQGPGGQGGPGGNGGPFGGPGGSGGSGGSGGASPSPGESEAPKIKSGAVTDALNGISIPIPKGWTGQELSVGAQITSDSSYKCPGDTSKTCTKGGVYSAPVEALETKGGTAEQVAKADIAANAEESYGGKTYGSITSHQVLASEAVTVAGQKGYLVRWKAVTSKGADGVVESLAFPAPADTKRLVVLRFGVDADQSLTVIDTITQGIKVAKGGGSGHDV
- a CDS encoding LURP-one-related/scramblase family protein — protein: MNIHSNQPTGPDPRVQRQVEQQAGVAPSGPGGGTLFSEPVLVVNQKAKLIELTNEYKVMDQQGNQLGSVVEVGQGFLRKVVRFLSDWDQYLTHKLEIRDAHGQPVLRLTRPAKIFKSRVIVTRPDGQQVGEIVQQNVFGKINFAINADGRQIGAIKAENWRAWNFAIVDHEENEVARITKTWEGLAKTVFTTADNYVLQIHYQLPEPLLSLVVATALTVDTALKQDARGIG
- a CDS encoding PPOX class F420-dependent oxidoreductase; its protein translation is MAAELSDELKKYLDDSRVFATVATVAADGRPHLTVVWIKRDGDDLLFSTTVDRAQGKNIARDPRVTVMINPPENPYTYAEIRGTATLTPDPANDLANELSLKYTGQEYATFNPASKNDGARVIVRVTPSRTTGRL
- a CDS encoding zinc-dependent alcohol dehydrogenase — its product is MKSLMFVAPGQLRFDEVDAPTIVDGKDALVRPLAATTCDLDHHVIADKTPFSGFGPFPLGHECVGTVVEVGPDCTDVAVGDVVGVAWHIACGTCAQCELGHTASCLLHGDAQYGLPVNGAWGGTFDELIRVPYADFNLAKLPAGVDPVHLASIGDNLALGWETVMPTVAQITAPKVAVFGGTGSIGLYCVDVAVHCAGARTVYYDDDPVRMKVAEQLGAEVHDIHGKREKDFHLAVDAGCNPERLRKALLSVMPEGHVNSVGIYFDDVQLPLLALYQRGVHFHNGKGHARPNMTPTLEAVAAGKLHPELVTSSLHTWEEIPTVLTSDGPGHKPIFVLEN
- a CDS encoding DMT family transporter, coding for MNATLVAVVLSLFSAVAYAAAAVAQERLASRNPGTGLLRMLGNGAWWWSVGLNASAALLHVVALKYGPLTVVQPLGALTLVAAVPMGARVAGRKVTFAEWRGTALTLAGLAAILVTASGPAPEDVLTLPEAVAVSGVTAALIGLLARRGAKPGLRHATASGFASGVASALTQTVTVAATDRSGPLLSVQVIVVALLVAAFATGGLLLSQTAYRGGLGAPLAMVTLANPVAAAAIGLLLLGERLQGGPAGVLLALAGAALAGRGVVLLSRAAPEAGAIHGLDAPHEVPTEEHPVAAVLALHPQTASAEPAMLPRPRSEPGHLTPL
- a CDS encoding phosphocholine-specific phospholipase C, producing the protein MSEVNRRRFLQLAGATTAFTALSSSVERAAALPANHRTGSIEDVEHIVVLMQENRSFDHYYGKLRGVRGFGDPRPVTLAGGKSVWHQPDAGGKDVLPFHPDADDLGLAFIQDLPHGWNDGHAAFNGGKYDKWVPSKGATTMAYLTRKDIPFHYALADSFTICDAYHCSFIGSTDPNRYYLWTGYTGNDGKGGGPVLGNDEVGYSWTTYPERLEQAGVSWKIYQDVGDGLDKEGGWGWIQDAYRGNYGDNSLLYFTQYQNAQPGDPLYDKARTGTDARKGEGFFDQLKADVKGGKLPQISWIVAPEAFTEHPNWPANYGAWYIAQVLDALTSDPKVWAKTALFVTYDENDGFFDHLLPPFPPVSAAQGRSTVDVGPDLFKGESGHTAGPYGLGQRVPMLVVSPWSKGGYVCSETLDHTSVIRFMERRFGVHEPNISPWRRAVCGDLTSAFDFSRKDTRPLALPDTDGYRPPDKNRHPDYVPTPPTNPVLPKQERGHRPTRPLKYTPAVDASVDPTAGKLTLTFASGAKAGAAFLVISGNRTDGPWSYTTGAGTTISDTWNSAYSGGSHDLTVHGPNGFLRVFKQAGKAAGTEVVARHLSDGIELTFTHRGYDTVELKLADGYGGRTTTVKLRPGAVVKRTVDLRASRRWYDLTVTSTADRAFLRRFAGHVENGRPGVSDPAIITE